The Endozoicomonas sp. 4G DNA segment CATCAGAGGCTGCCTGGCTGTAAGCCTTAGCTTCGACGCCGGTGGCAGGAAAGACGCCGGTGGCAGGCAAAAAGCAATAGCGACTGTCTGACTTTAAGAGTGGCTTTAAGAGGATATCATCACCGAAACAAATTCGTGGCATATCGAAGTGGTACCATTCAATGGCCTCGCTCTCTTCTTCAATGCCCTCTTCTTCAATGCCCTCTTCTTCTGGTTCCCCAAGCCAGCCTATAAAGCAAGAGAGCACCAGACTCCAACTTTGTTTGGCTGTTGCAATGATTTCCCGTTGCTGATCCTCTCTTTGCTGTGTCTCAGTGGCGATCGCTTTAGCCGTAGAGTCAAGTTCTGGTAGCCCATTCCGGACCGGGAGCACCTTGCCGACAGCCAGAGCGAAGCGCAAAGGCAACCTGTTTTCCTTAGCATGACTATTAGAGGAATGCATAGAAAAGGCAACGACCAAGGTCAAAATCAATGGATTTTTGGATAGCAAGGCCTTTGTCTCCAGTCGTTGAACTGTTTATTTGGAAATCAGGTTAGTCAAAATCTGGAGAGAGGTCGGAGATTTCTTTGAGGTGGGTTGGGAGGCGGATCATTCTTTGTCACCCTTCTTTCTTTTCGCGTTAGATGTCAGCTGGTCATGCGCTTTCCTTTTGAGTCTTTCAGGTCTCTGGTCAGCAGGCAGGTGGGTCTGTTTGTGCTTATTCAGATTGCTACTGTTGTCGGTACTGTAGTTGCAGCCCGCATAGTCACACTGGTGCACCTTGAGTCTCTGGTTGGCAGGCAGGTGGGTCCTTTTGTGCTTCTTCAGATCGCTCGCCTGGTCGGTGTTGTAGTCGCAGCCCTCATGATCACACTGGTACACCTTGACTCTCTGGTCGGCAGGCAAGTGGGTCTTTTTGTGCCTTTTCAGAATGATCCTGTAGTCGGTTCTGTAGTTGCAGCCCTGATAGTCACACTGGTGCACCTTGGATCTCTGGTCGGCAGGCAGGTGGGTCTGCTTGTGCACTTTCAGGTTGCCTTTATATTCGGACCTGTAGTTGCAATTCTCATGGTCACACTGGTGCACCTTGGGTCTCTGGTCGGCAGGTAGGTGAGTCCGTTTGTGCTTTTTCAGATCGCTCCTCCAGTCGGTGCGGTAGTTGCAGCCTTCATGGTCACACTGGTGCAGTTTGGGTCTCTGGTCGTCAGGCAGGTGGGTCTGTTTGTGCCTTTTGAGGTTAAACACCAGATCGGTGCTGTAGCTGCAGCCCTCATGGTCACACTGATGTGCCCTGGGTCTCTGGTCGGCAGGCAGGTGGGTTTGTTTGTGTGTTTTCAGATGGTCCGTGGGGTCTGGAATGGACTCCTGCTGAATCAGTTCCAGTCTCAGAGTATCGCAATACTGACTGATTATATTTAATGCTCGATAAGGGTCAGTTGTCGTGTTTACACACTGAGCATCCATTTCGGTCCCAGTTTCGTCTTCGTCTGAAGGGTTGTCGCTGTTTTCATCAGAGTTGCCACTGTCTTCACTGTCAGAACCATTATCAGAGGCTGCCCGACAGTAAGTCCTGGTTTTGACGTCAGGGTCAGGAGAAAAGCAATAACGAGTGCCTGGCTTTAAGAGAATGTCATCACCAAGGCAAACCCGTGCCATATCCCTGTGGTTGATAAAGGGCCTTAGGGTGTTGATAAGCGCCTTGCCGACAACCAGAGAGAAAAGCAAAGGCATACTATTTTCCTCAACGTGACCATGAGAGTAATGCACAGAGAAGGCAATGGCCAAGATGAACATCAATGGTTTTTTGGATAGCAAGGTCTGGCTTCCCAGTCGTTGAACTGTTTATTGGAAAATCAGGTTAGTCAAAATCTGGAGAGAGGTCGGAGATTTCTTTGAGGTGGGTTGGGAGGCGGATCATTCTTTGTCACCCTTCTTTCTTTTCGCGTTAGATATCAGCTGGCCATGCGCTTTCCTTTTGAGTCTTTCAGGTCTCTGGTCAGCAGGCAGGTGGGTCTGTTTGTGCTTTTTCAGATTGCCACTGTTGTCGGTGCGGTAGTTGCAGCCCTCATGGTCACACTGGTGCGCCTTGGGTCTCTGGTCGGCAGGCAGGTGGGTCTGTTTGTGCCTTTTGAAATTAAACACCAGATCGGTGCTGTAGCTGCAGCCCTCATGGTCACACTGGTGCACACTGAGTCTCTGGTCGGCAGGCAGGTGGGTCTGTTTGTGCTTTTTCAGATTCTCAGCTCGGTCGGTACGGTAGTTGCAGCCCGCATAGTCACACTGGTGCACCTTGAGTCTCTGATTGGCAGGCAGGTGGGTTCTTTTGTGCTTCTTCAGATCGCTCGCCTGGTCGGTGTTGTAGTCGCAGCCCTCATAATCACACTGGTACACCTTGACTCTCTGGTCGGCAGGCAAGTGGGTCTTTTTGTGCCTTTTCAGAATGATCCTGTGGTCGGTTCTGTAGTTGCAGCCCTCATGATCACACCGGTACAGCTTGACTCTCTGGTCGGCAGGCAAGTGGATCTTTTTGTGCTGTTTCAGATGACTCGTCCGGTCGGTGCTGTAGTCGCAGCCCTGATGGTCACACTGGTGCACATTGAATCTCTTGGATCTCTGGTCGGCAGGCAGGTGGGTTCGCTTGTGCACTTTCAGGTTGCCTTTATCGTCGGACCTGTAGTTGCAATTCTCATGGTCACACTGGTTCTCCTTGGGTCTCTGGTCGGCAGGCAGGTGGATCTTTTTGTGCCTTTTGAAGTTAGACACCAGATCGGTGCTGTAGCTGCAGCCCTCATGGTCACACTGATGTGCCCTGGGTCCCTGGTCGGCAGGCAGGTGGGTTTGTTTGTGTGTTTTCAGATGGTCCGTGGGGTCTGGAATGGACTCCTGCTGAATCAGTTCCAGTTTCAGAGTATCGCAATACTGACTGACTATGTTTAATGCTCGATAAGGGTCAGTTGTCGTGTTTACACACTGAACATCCGTTTCGTTCCCTGTTTCGTCTTCGTCTGAAGGGTTGTCGCTGTTTTCATCAGAGTTGCCACTGTCTTCACTGTCAGAACCATTATCAGAGGCTGCCCGACTGTGAACCTTAGCTTCGACGCCAGAGTCAGGAGAAAAGCAATAACGAGTGCCTGGCTTTAAGAGAATGTCATCACCGAGGCAAACCCCTGCCATATCCCTGTGGTTGATAAAAGGCCTTGGGGTGTTGATAAGCGCCTTGCCGACAACCAGAGAGAAAAGCAAAGGCATACTATTTTCCTCAACGTGACCATGAGAGTAATGCACAAAGAAGGCAATGGCCAAGATGAACATCAATGGTTTTTTGGATAGCAAGGTCTGGCTTCCCAGTCGTTGAACTGTTTATTGGAAAATCAGGTTAGTCAAAATCTGGAGAGAGGTCGGAGATTTCTTTAAGGTGGGTTGGGAGGCGGATCATTCTTTGTCACCCTTCTTTCTTTTCGCGTTAGATGTCAGCTGGCCATGCGCTTTCCTTTTGAGTCTTTCAGGTCTCTGGTCAGCAGGCAGGTGGATCTGTTTGTGCTTATTCAGATTGCTGCTGTTGTCGGTGCTGTAGTTGCAGCCCGCATAGTCACACTGGTGCACCTTGAGTCTCTGGTTGGCAGGCAGGTGGGTCCTTTTGTGCTTCTTCAGATCGCTCGCCTGGTTGGTGTTGTAGTCGCAGCCCTCATGATCACACTGGTACACCTTGACTCTCTGGTCGGCAGGCAAGTGGGTCTGTTTGTGCCTTTTCAGAATGATCCTGTGGTCGGTTCTGTAGTTGCAGCCCTGATAGTCACACTGGTGCACCTTGGATCTCTGGTCGGCAGGCAGGTGGGTCTGCTTGTGCACTTTCAGGTTGCCTTTATGTTCGGACCTGTAGTTGCAATTCTCATGGTCACACTGGTGCACCTTGGGTCTCTGGTCGGCAGGTAGGTGAGTCCGTTTGTGCTTTTTCAGATCGCCCGTCTGGTCGGTGCGGTAGTTGCAGCCCTCATGGTCACACTGGTGCACCCTGAGTCTCTGGTCGGCAGGCAGGTGGGTCTGTTTGTGCTTTTTCAGATTGCCACTGTTGTCGGTGCGGTAGTTGCAGCCCTCATGATCACATTGGTATACCTTGACTCTCTGGTCGGCAGGCAAGTGGGTCTTTTTGTGCTTTTTCAGATCGCTCCTCCAGTCGGCGTTGTAGTCGCAGCCCTCATGATCACACCGGTACAGCTTGACTCTCTGGTCGGCAGGCAAGTGGATCTTTTTGTGCTGTTTCAGATGACTCGTCCGGTCGGTGCTGTAGTCGCAGCCCTGATGGTCACACCGGTGCACATTGAATCTCTTGGATCTCTGGTCGGCAGGCAGGTGGGTTCGCTTGTGCACTTTCAGGTTGCCTTTATCGTCGGACCTGTAGTTGCAATTCTCATGGTCACACTGGTGCTCCTTGGGTCTCTGGCCGGCACATAGGTGAGTCCGTTTGTGCTTTTTCAGATTGTTCTTCTGGTCGGAGCGGTGGTTGCAGCCTCCATGATCGCACAGGTGCTCCTTCGGTCTCTGGTCGGCAGGCAGGTGGATCTTTTTGTGCCTCTTGAAGTTAGACACCAGATCGGTGCTGTAGCTGCAGCCCTCATGGTCACACTGATGAGCCCTGGGTCTCTGGTCGGCAGGCAGGTGGGTTTGTTTGTGTGTTTGCAGATGGTCCGTGGGATCTGAAATGGACTCCTGCTGAATCAGTTCCAGTCTCAGAGTATCGCAATACTGACTGATTATGTTTAATGCTCGATAAGGGTCAGTTGTCGTGTTTACACACTGAACATTCGTTTCGGTTCCAGTGTCGTCTTCGTCTGAAGGATTGTCGCTGTTTTCATCAGAGTTGCCACTGTCTTCACTGTCACTGTCTTCGCTGTAGGCACTATCATCAGAGGCTGCCCGACTGTGAACCTTAGCTTCGACGCCAGAGTCAGGAGAAAAGCAATAACGAGTGCCTGGCTTTAAGAGAATGTCATCACCGAGGCAAACCCGTGCCATATCGCTGTGGTTGATAAAGGGCCTTGGGGTGTTGATAAGCGCCTTGCCGACAACCATAGAGAAAAGCAAAGGCAACCTATTTTCCTCAACGTGACCATGAGAGTAATGCACAGAGAAGGCAATGGCCAAGATGAACATCAATGGTTTTTTGGATGGCAAGGCTTGGTTTCCCAATCGTTGAACTGTTTATTTGGAAATCAGGTTAGTCAAAATCTGGAGCGAGGTCGGAGGTTTCTTTGAAGTGGGTTGGAAGGCAGATCATTCTTTATCGCCTTTCTTTCTTTTCGCGTTAGATGGCAGCTGGTCAGACGCTTTTCTTTTGGGTCTTTTAGATCTCTGGTCGGCAAGCAGGTGGGTCTGTTTGTGCCGCTTCAGATTGCCCGCCCAGCCGGAGCTGTAGTCGCAGCCCTCATGATCACACTGGTACACGTTAATTCTCTGGTCGATAGGCAGGTGGGTCTCTTTGTGCTTTTTCAGATCGCTCTTGTGGTCGCTGCTGTAGTCGCAGCCTTCATGGTCACACTGGTACACCTTGGATCTCTGGTGCGCAGGCAGGTGAGTTTGTGTGTGCTTTTTTAAACGGCACAACTGTTCAGTCCTGTAGTTACAGCCCTCATGGTCACACTGATGCACCTTGAGTCTTTGGTCGTCAGGCAGGTGGGTCTGTTTGTGCCTTTTCAGATTTTTTTTCTGCTTGGAGTTGTAATTGCAGCCTTCATGGTCACACGTGTGCAGCTTGAGTCTTTGTTCGATAGGCAGGTGTATCCATTTGTGCTTTTTTAGATCGCTCATGTAGTTGGTGATGTAGTTGCAGCCTTCATGGTCACACTGGTGCACCTTAATTCTCTGGTCGATAGGCAAGTGGATCTGCTTGTGTATTTTCAGATTGCCTGTCAGGTCCGTGCGGTATTCGCAGCCCTCATGGTCACACTGGTGCACTTTAATTCTCTGGTCGATAGGCAGATGGATCCGTTTGTGCTTTTTCAGATTGCCGGCCAGGTCCGTGCTGTATTCGCAGCCCTTATGGTCACACTGGTGCACTTTAATTCTCTGGTCGGCAGGCAGGTGGGTCTCTTTGTGCCTTTTCAGACTGCCTTTTCTGTCGGTGCTGAAGTTGCAGCCGTCATGGTCACACAGGTGCACCTTGGGTCTCTGGTCGATAGGCAGGTGGATCCGTTTGTGCTGTTTCAGATTTCCTATATGGTTGGTGTTGTAGTTGCAGCCTTTATGATCGCACAGGTGCAACTTGGGTTTCTGGTCGGCAGGCAGGTGGGTTTGTTTGTGTGTTTTCAGATGGTCCGTGGGGTCTGAAATGGACTCCTGCTGAATCAGTTCCAGTCTCAGAGTATCGCAATACTGACTGATTATGTTTAATGCTCGATAAGGGTCAGTTGTCGTGTTTACACACTGAGCATCCGTTTCGGTCTCAGTTTCGTCTTCGTCTGAAGGGTTGTCGCTGTTTTCATCAGAGTTGTTACTGTTTTCACTGTCACTGTCTTCGCTGTAGGCACTATTATCAGAGGCTGCCTGACGGTAAGCCGTCGCGTAAAGATCAAGATCAGGAGAAAAGCAATAGCGACTGTCTGACTTTAAGAGTGGCTTTAAGAGAATGTCATCACCGAAGCAAACCCGTGCCATATCGCAGTGGTACCATTCAACGAACAGCAAAGGCAAGCTATTTTCCTGAGCCTGGCCATTAGAGCAATGCACAGAAAAAGTAACGGCCAAGGTCAAAATCAACGTTTTTTTGGATAGCAAGGTCTGGTTTCCCAGTCGTTGAAATGTTTATTCGAAAATCAGGTTAGTCAAAATCTGGAGCGAGGTCGGAGATTTCTATTCTTTATCACCCTTTTTTCTTTTCTTGTTAGAGGGTGGCTGGTCATAGGCTTTTCTCTTGAGCCTCTGGTCGGCAGGCAGGTGGGCCTGTTTGTGCCGTTTCAGATTGTACGGCCAGTGTGTGTTGTAATCGCAGCCCTCATGATCACACTGGTACACCTTGACTCTCTGGTCGGCAGGCAGGTGGGTCAGTTTGTGCCTTTTCAAAGCGTACGCTTGTTCTACTCTGTAGTCGCAGCCCTCATGGTCGCACTGGTGAACCTTGGCTCTTTTAGGTCTCTGGTTGGCAGGCAGGTGGGTCTGTTTGTGCTTTTTCAGACGGCACCTACGGTCGGACCTGTAGTCACAGCCCTCATGGTCACACTGGTGCGGCTTGGCTTTTTTAGGTCTCTGGTCGACAGGCAGGTGGATCTGTTTGTGCTTTTTCAGATTGCACTCATAGTAGGCCTTATAGTCGCAGCCCTCATGCTCACACTGGTACGACTTGGCTCTTTTAGGTCTCTGGTCGGCAGGCAGGTGGGTCTGTTTGTGTTTTTTTAAATGGTGCTTATGGTCGGTGCTGTAGTTGCAGCCCTCATGGTCACACTGATGCACCTTGAGTCTCTGGTCGGCGGGCAGGTGGATCTGTTTGTGTATTTTCAGATTGCTTGAATATTCCGTGCTGAAGTTGCAGGCCTCATGCTCACAATAGTGGAGCTTGGGTTTGGGTCTCTTGAGTCTCTGGTCGGCAAGCAGGTGAGTCTGTTTGTGCCTTTTCAGATAGCTCGCGTAAGCAGCGCTGTAGTTACAGCCCTCATGGTCACACTGGTGCTTAGCAGCGTCCACTTTTGTCACATCTACCGCTGAATCAGTGAGTATTTCATTGTCTGAAACGGACTCCTGCTTAATGTTTTTCAGCTCCAGAGTCGTACAATACTGACTGATTTCATTGGATGCCCGAAAAGGATTCAGTGTTGTGGTTTCATACTGAACATCAGATTCGTCTTCGTTTGAACGGTTGTCGATGCTTTCATCAGAGGTGCTGCTGCCTTCACTGTCACTGTCTTCGCTGTAGGCACTATCATCAGAGGCTGCCCGACTGTGAACCTTCAACTCCCACCATTCAATGGCCTCGCTCTCTTGTTCATCTGGTAGCCCATCCCGGACCGGGAAAAGAGGGAGAAGAATAGTTTCAATGCCCGTAACGTAAGCTCCTTTCGTGGATAAGAACTCCATAAAGGGCTTTGGGCCGTTGCTCAGCGCCTTGCCGACAGCAAGAGCAACCAGCAAAGGCAACCTGTTTTCCTGAGCGCGGCCATTGGAACAATGCACAGACAAGGCAATGACCAAGGTCAAAATCAATGGTTTTTTGGATGGCAAAGCCCGGATTCCCAATCATTGAGCTGTTTATTGAGAATTCAGGTTAGTCAAAATCTGGAGAGAGGTCAGAAGTTTCTTTAATGTGGGTTGGGAGGCGGGTCATTCTCTAATCACACTTCTTTCTTTTCTCGTTAGATGGCAGCTGGTCATACGCTTTCCTTTTGGCTCTCTGGTTGGCAGGCAGGTGGGTCTGTTTGTGCCTTTTCAGATTGCTCGCATGGATGGTGCTGAAGTCGCAACCCTCATGATCACACTGGTACACCTTGACTCTCTGGTCGGCAGGCAGGTGGATCTGTTTGTGCCTTTTCAGATGTCCCAGATGTTGGCTGCTGTAGTTGCAGCTCCCATGGTCACACTGGTGCACCTTGAGTCTCCTGGGTCTCTGGTTGGCGGGCAGGTGTGTCTTTTTGTGCTTTTTCAGACTGCCACTGTTGTCGGTGCTGTAGTTGCAGCCCTGATGGTCGCACTGGTGCTCCTTGAGTCTCTGGTGGGCAGGCAGGTGGGTCTCTTTGTGCTTTTTTAGAACGCTCGCCCAGTCGGTGTTGTAGTCGCAGCCCTCATGATCACACTGGTACGCCTTGACTCTCTGGTCGGCGGGCAAGTGTGTCTTTTTGTGCATTTTCAGATTGCTCATGCGGTAGGTGCTGAAGTTGCAGCCCTCATGGTCACACTGGTGGATCTTGGGTCTCTTGGGTCTCTGGTCGGCGGGCAGGTGGGTCTGTTTGTGTGTTTTCAGATTCTCCGCCCGGTTCGTGCTGTAGTCACAACCCTCATGCTCACACTGGTGGATCTTGGGTTTCTTGATTCTCTGGTCGTCGGTGCTGTAAGTGAGTATTTCACTGTCTGAAACGGGCTCCTCCTTAATCTTTTTAAGTTCCAGAGTCGCACCATACTGACTGATTTCATTTGATACTCGAAAGGGATTAAGTGTCGTGGTTTCATACCGAACATCAGATTCGTCTTCGTTTGAACGGTTGCTGCTTTCATCAGAGGTGCCGTTAGTGGCTATTTCACTGACTGAAACGGGCTCCTGCTTAATGTTTTTAAACTCCAGAGTCGTACAATACTGACTGGTTTCATTGGCTACCCGAAAGGGATTCAGTGTTGTGGTTTCATACTGAACATCAGATTCGGCACTAGCTTCGTCTTCATCTTCGTTTGAGCGTTTGTCGTTGCTTTCATCAGAGGTGCTGC contains these protein-coding regions:
- a CDS encoding C2H2-type zinc finger protein, which codes for MLSKKPLMFILAIAFFVHYSHGHVEENSMPLLFSLVVGKALINTPRPFINHRDMAGVCLGDDILLKPGTRYCFSPDSGVEAKVHSRAASDNGSDSEDSGNSDENSDNPSDEDETGNETDVQCVNTTTDPYRALNIVSQYCDTLKLELIQQESIPDPTDHLKTHKQTHLPADQGPRAHQCDHEGCSYSTDLVSNFKRHKKIHLPADQRPKENQCDHENCNYRSDDKGNLKVHKRTHLPADQRSKRFNVHQCDHQGCDYSTDRTSHLKQHKKIHLPADQRVKLYRCDHEGCNYRTDHRIILKRHKKTHLPADQRVKVYQCDYEGCDYNTDQASDLKKHKRTHLPANQRLKVHQCDYAGCNYRTDRAENLKKHKQTHLPADQRLSVHQCDHEGCSYSTDLVFNFKRHKQTHLPADQRPKAHQCDHEGCNYRTDNSGNLKKHKQTHLPADQRPERLKRKAHGQLISNAKRKKGDKE
- a CDS encoding C2H2-type zinc finger protein yields the protein MPSKKPLMFILAIAFSVHYSHGHVEENRLPLLFSMVVGKALINTPRPFINHSDMARVCLGDDILLKPGTRYCFSPDSGVEAKVHSRAASDDSAYSEDSDSEDSGNSDENSDNPSDEDDTGTETNVQCVNTTTDPYRALNIISQYCDTLRLELIQQESISDPTDHLQTHKQTHLPADQRPRAHQCDHEGCSYSTDLVSNFKRHKKIHLPADQRPKEHLCDHGGCNHRSDQKNNLKKHKRTHLCAGQRPKEHQCDHENCNYRSDDKGNLKVHKRTHLPADQRSKRFNVHRCDHQGCDYSTDRTSHLKQHKKIHLPADQRVKLYRCDHEGCDYNADWRSDLKKHKKTHLPADQRVKVYQCDHEGCNYRTDNSGNLKKHKQTHLPADQRLRVHQCDHEGCNYRTDQTGDLKKHKRTHLPADQRPKVHQCDHENCNYRSEHKGNLKVHKQTHLPADQRSKVHQCDYQGCNYRTDHRIILKRHKQTHLPADQRVKVYQCDHEGCDYNTNQASDLKKHKRTHLPANQRLKVHQCDYAGCNYSTDNSSNLNKHKQIHLPADQRPERLKRKAHGQLTSNAKRKKGDKE
- a CDS encoding C2H2-type zinc finger protein, translated to MLSKKTLILTLVIALSVHCSNGRAQENRLPLLVALAVGKALINAPKPFIKVLSTKGAYVMGIETILLPLFPVRDGLPDEQESEAIEWWELKVHSRAASDDSAYSEDSDSKGSSTSDESNDKRSNEDEDEASAESDVQYETTTLNPFRVANETSQYCTTLEFKNIKQEPVSVSEIATNGTSDESSNRSNEDESDVRYETTTLNPFRVSNEISQYGATLELKKIKEEPVSDSEILTYSTDDQRIKKPKIHQCEHEGCDYSTNRAENLKTHKQTHLPADQRPKRPKIHQCDHEGCNFSTYRMSNLKMHKKTHLPADQRVKAYQCDHEGCDYNTDWASVLKKHKETHLPAHQRLKEHQCDHQGCNYSTDNSGSLKKHKKTHLPANQRPRRLKVHQCDHGSCNYSSQHLGHLKRHKQIHLPADQRVKVYQCDHEGCDFSTIHASNLKRHKQTHLPANQRAKRKAYDQLPSNEKRKKCD